Within Vicia villosa cultivar HV-30 ecotype Madison, WI linkage group LG1, Vvil1.0, whole genome shotgun sequence, the genomic segment atgtcttggtgatcatatcagcagcattgtcttcagtcgaaaccttcagcacttggacttctccacgctcgattactcctctgacgaaatgcagcctcacatcaatgtgcttagttcgctcatgataagctgaattcttcgacaggtgtattgcactttgactatcacatttaacagtgatacctcgatcttgaagtttcagctccttcgcaaaaccttcaagccacaatgcttctttcacagcttcagttagggcaatatactctgcttcagtggttgatagagcaacaaccttctgaagtgttgctttccaactaattgcagtgccaaacatagtgaaaacatatccagaaatagattttctggaatccatacaacctgcataatcagagtcgacatatccttctattactgctttactattttcatccaaggctccaccataaattagaactctattcagagacccatttatgtaccttaaaatccacttcaatgcttgccagtgagcctttccaggattcgccatgtacctgcttacaagactgactgcgtaagctatgtcgggtctagtacaaaccatagcatacatcaaagaaccaactatattagcatacggaatgctattcatataggctctttcgacatcagtactaggacactgatcaatactcagcttgaattgagggtttgttggagtcacaactggcttcgaattcgacataccaaacttttcaagaatcttccgtagatatgcctcttgagataggcataacttcgacttctttctatctcttcgaatgtcaattccaagaatcctggaagcagctcccagatccttcatatcgaactccttattgagttcagccttcaccctcgtcacatcttcaacattgttgcttgctatgagaatatcatccacataaagcaacaaaataacaaatgaattaccaggtcgaaatctgaagtaaacgcagtggtcgaactgacttctaatgaaacttatgcgtgccatgaaattgtcgaatctcctattccactgtcgaggagattgtttcagcccatacaaagaactctttaacttgcacacataatcttccttccccttttcgacatacccttcaggttgcctcatcaggatcgtttcatctagatcaccatacaagaacgcagtcttcacatccatctgttccagttcaagatcgaactgtgccaccatggcaagcaacattcgaatggacctatgcttcacaacaggagaaaacacatcattgaagtcgacaccttctttctgagtgaaaccccttgcaactaaccttgccttgtatctttttgacgtcactccttcaattccttccttaactttgaaaatccatttacggctgactaaccttgccccaacaggtttcttgatcagttcccaagtatgattatcatgaagagatttcatctcatcatccatggccttcagccattcagtcttatttcgactcctcataacttccttatagtctctaggttcttcgtctagaacctcacttgcagagattaaggcataagctataagatctgcatatccaagtctctgaggtggcttgatgactcttctcgacctatctctcgacaataggtagtcatcgtcagtttcctcaacttcagcatcttctgcttcttcttcgacttcatatgggatatgcaattcagcatcaacatgctccacctcaacaggaatctctacctgttccagctcttcgtcagatgtttctgtactttgaccaacatcatcagttttcttaaaagccatttcaacttcattgaaaactacatctcgactggtgatacacctcctgtgacctggctctaggcaccatagcctataagctttgactccatcagggtatcccatgaacatgcatttcagagctctaggttcgaccttgtcttgcctaatgtgagcataggctacgcagccaaatactctcagtttgtcgagatctggtggatgtcccgaccaaacttcttcaggtgtcttcatatctaacgctgtcgaaggacatctgtttatcagatatgttgctgtcgaaacagcctcagcccagaacacctttgttaaccccgcactagtcaacatgcatctgactctctccaaaatagttcgattaaacctttcagccaaaccattttgctgtggagtacctgcagtagttctatgccttgcaataccagaggcagcacaaaaactgtcgaatgcctcactgcaaaattcaaggccattgtcggttctcaacctcttgacctttctgccagtctgattttcaaccagagtcttccaacttttgaaattctcaaaagtttcatccttagtcttctggatgaatacccataattttctggaataatcatctactatggatagaaaataccttgctcctgaatgtgatggacaccttgcaggcccccaaagatcaacatggatgtaatcaagggatccatgtgttctttgtttgcctttgttgaacttcactctgcaagattttccaagtacacagggttcacaaaacttcagcttttcgactttgtctccaccaagcagattttgtttccctaattcgaccagacccctttcactgacatggcccaatctcatgtgccagatttctgttttcgacaaaggtttcgtggatgcaacatttgtcgaaccacttacaacttcagcctcaagggtatacaagccttgtttcttcacgcctctcaagacttccttcgaacccttcatgactcttaggatacttttctctccttggaaaacatatcctttcttgtcgaattcaccaagagaaagcagatttctcttcaaatcaggaacatacctgacttcagtcaacaaccttattgactcatcatggagcttgaatctcacagatccaacacctgcaatcttgcaagccttgttgtttcccagcaatactgatccaccatcttgatcacataattcctcgaacaagtctttgtttggagtcatgtgccaagtgcaacctgaatccataatccactccttcttagagtcactgcttgaaaccacaagaacatcagatgattcgaaatcatcttgaacaatggcagcgttgccattatccttacctccatgatatttcaagcgttcagggcacacctttcttgtgtgaccctccttcttacaatggtagcatcgaatgccagatgcttcgccactgtaagtcttcgactgacttttgcctttcttcttgtcgaacttaccatcctttcgtaagagttttcctttaacggccaaaccttcgccaacagtcgaaggtttatgctcctttcgttcattcaagtccttagagtacaaggctgattgaacttcttcaaacgtcagggactcccttccatacaagagagtttctttgaagtgagcatgtgatcgaggcaaagaacacaatagtaacagcgcttgatcttcatcatcgatcttcacatcaatattttcaagatcaagaatcagcttgttgaacatatccaactgctcagccaatactttgtcttcaatcatcttgaatgaatacaaagcttgcttcaggtagagtcgatttaccagcgatttggtcatatacaaactttcaagtttcacccataaccctgatgccgtcgtctcctttgatacctgtcggagaaccttatcaccaaggctcaacaaaattgcgctgtgtgctttctcgatcatattcgtcttctccgctgccgtcaattctgcattcatggctgcctctcccttcaacgcttccaaacaaccctgctgaaccagtagagctttcatcttcaagcgccacagaccaaaatcattcactccggtgaacttttcaatctcatactttgttgaaggcatcttctccacgctcaccgcaccaatttgttgtgaaaaccgataccaataacaaagtataatagggaattaaagaggataagaagaacacaataattggttataactgctattctttcactttctcttagaacaagattacaagtttacaagaataacaaataacctctctcaccctaaattaggatttgcagcttagcaatga encodes:
- the LOC131643756 gene encoding uncharacterized protein LOC131643756 encodes the protein FLYGDLDETILMRQPEGYVEKGKEDYVCKLKSSLYGLKQSPRQWNRRFDNFMARISFIRSQFDHCVYFRFRPGNSFVILLLYVDDILIASNNVEDVTRVKAELNKEFDMKDLGAASRILGIDIRRDRKKSKLCLSQEAYLRKILEKFGMSNSKPVVTPTNPQFKLSIDQCPSTDVERAYMNSIPYANIVGSLMYAMVCTRPDIAYAVSLVSRYMANPGKAHWQALKWILRYINGSLNRVLIYGGALDENSKAVIEGYVDSDYAGCMDSRKSISGYVFTMFGTAISWKATLQKVVALSTTEAEYIALTEAVKEALWLEGFAKELKLQDRGITVKCDSQSAIHLSKNSAYHERTKHIDKLIDQLLHVHVPITCSCGALGSVRKYWEQEYVIKFLKGLNEKFTQSKTQIMMMNPLPSIDQAFAPIIQQELELNSSQSTISNSTGTDESTAFHLNVAPSPNYSKIGNNSFKGKSNGYGGNKGHNRVCTHCGRTNHTVETCFIKHGYPTGFKGKGKSLTSNAQSQYVVSIETCQTSPRQRSTQSMFGFTQEQYQSATDHISFDLANFTSHKTIVPIHVSLPNCSHVIASISGTVSISSTLVLHNVLYIPSFHVNLISIAKLVQNNDCVVHFTDISCQILQNHSKKMIGSAKLHRGLYVLDSSQHSYACDSSIQDPSLLWHLRLGHLSYIGLQNISKIFPFIPSKCNNTFPCCNTVN